A DNA window from Ranitomeya imitator isolate aRanImi1 chromosome 2, aRanImi1.pri, whole genome shotgun sequence contains the following coding sequences:
- the CYP24A1 gene encoding 1,25-dihydroxyvitamin D(3) 24-hydroxylase, mitochondrial, producing MAARVRMWLMMMKARGISVHHSIPNPAVTCDLKPQELPVTPSPPPSCPHHPSALPGPTNWPILGSLVDILRKGGLKRQHQALAGYHKQFGKIFRMKLGSFDSVHIGAPCLLEALFREESNYPKRLEIKPWKAYRDYRQEAYGLLILEGKDWQRVRSAFQQKLMKPSEVGKLDTKINEVMEDFIRRIDSVRTEEGRITDLYCELNKWSLESICLVLYEKRFGFLQPNLGEEALDFITAIKTMMSTFGLMMVTPVELHRSLNTKIWKNHTEAWDSIFRTAKCHIDRRLMKLSSKDNEDFLCTIYKDSKLSKKEMYATITEMLIGAVETTANSFLWAIFNISRHPTIQQKLYDEIQSVLSPDQVPTAEDIRNMPYLKACLKESMRISPSVPFTTRTLDKETVLGEYVLPKGTVLTINSHVLGSNEECFDECRAFRPERWLQDKSTINPFAYVPFGIGKRMCIGRRLAELQLQLSLCWLVRRYNIVATDDEPVETIHSGTLMPSRDLPVAFLRRETVGVCVFPALSDT from the exons ATGGCTGCAAGAGTCAGAATGTGGCTGATGATGATGAAGGCTAGGGGCATCAGTGTCCACCACAGCATCCCTAACCCCGCAGTGACCTGTGACCTGAAACCCCAGGAGCTGCCTGTGACCCCGTCACCTCCACCCTCCTGCCCACACCACCCGTCTGCGCTGCCCGGCCCCACCAACTGGCCCATCCTGGGGAGCCTGGTGGACATCCTGAGGAAAGGAGGACTGAAGAGGCAGCACCAAGCGCTG GCTGGGTACCACAAGCAGTTTGGGAAGATATTCCGCATGAAGCTCGGCTCTTTTGACTCCGTCCACATCGGAGCCccctgcctgctggaagctctgttcCGGGAAGAAAGCAATTACCCCAAGAGGCTGGAGATCAAGCCATGGAAGGCGTACAGAGACTACCGGCAAGAGGCCTATGGACTCCTGATACT AGAAGGTAAAGACTGGCAGCGGGTCCGCAGCGCCTTCCAGCAGAAGCTGATGAAACCGTCGGAAGTtgggaaattggacaccaaaatcaATGAG GTGATGGAAGATTTTATCCGGAGGATTGACAGCGTCCGTACAGAGGAGGGAAGGATCACAGACCTGTACTGTGAGCTGAACAAATGGTCGTTGGAGA GTATTTGTCTCGTTCTCTATGAGAAAAGATTTGGATTTTTGCAGCCCAATCTTGGAGAAGAGGCTTTGGACTTCATCACAGCCATAAAAACA ATGATGAGCACATTTGGGCTGATGATGGTGACGCCGGTGGAATTGCACAGAAGCTTAAACACAAAGATTTGGAAAAATCACACCGAGGCCTGGGACAGCATCTTCAGAACCG CCAAGTGTCACATAGACCGGAGACTGATGAAGCTGTCATCTAAGGACAATGAAGACTTCCTCTGCACCATCTACAAGGACAGCAAACTGTCCAAGAAGGAGATGTACGCCACCATCACCGAGATGCTGATCGGAGCCGTGGAGACG ACGGCAAACAGCTTTCTCTGGGCCATATTTAATATTTCCCGTCATCCAACCATTCAACAGAAACTTTACGACGAGATTCAGAGCGTGTTATCGCCGGACCAAGTGCCGACAGCGGAAGATATCAGGAATATGCCGTATCTAAAGGCGTGCTTAAAGGAATCCATGAG GATAAGCCCCTCTGTTCCATTTACCACCCGCACCCTGGATAAGGAGACTGTACTCGGAGAATATGTTTTACCCAAAGGG ACTGTCCTGACCATCAACAGCCACGTGCTAGGATCCAATGAAGAATGCTTTGATGAATGCAGAGCGTTTCGCCCAGAGAGGTGGCTGCAGGACAAGAGCACAATCAACCCATTTGCGTATGTACCTTTTGGAATCGGAAAAAGGATGTGCATTGGCCGACGCCTGGCAGAACTGCAGCTGCAGCTTAGTCTCTGCTGG CTGGTTCGGAGATACAACATCGTGGCCACGGATGATGAACCTGTGGAGACCATTCACTCGGGGACGCTAATGCCCAGCAGAGATCTTCCAGTGGCCTTCCTCAGGAGGGAGACAGTAG GTGTCTGTGTGTTCCCAGCTCTGAGCGACACATGA